taaaaatataaaatatataactggaattataaaaaaatatttttccaatatCCATATTCAAGCATTaagttattactaaaaaaaaatggaaattcTTGAAAGTTAGTTAAAGTAAAGCATGAGATCAATTCCGAAGCATTTGTTAGAGCATAGCAGACAGAATTTCATTGGTCTAATTCAGGATTTTTCGATTGATTTGAAATTTACTTCTTCTACAAGCATATGAAGATTTAAAGAATATCAATCAGTCCTTAGATTTATTTATGGCTCTTGAGGAGCCGTATGAGGTGAAAATCTCATGTACGGTTCTGTAATAGCGATGACAAGAGTGATTTTCTCATCGACTATGATTGTCTAACAGTTTAAGTACAGTTGATATAGTTGAGGCACAATCAAAATATGGTTTTTTGGGATGGAATTTGTGGCGGCAACCTATAgggtttattgtttttataatttcttctcTAGCTGAATGCGAGAGATTGCCTTTTGATTTACCAGAAGCAAAAGAAGAATTAGTAGCAGGTTATCAAACCGAATATTCCGGTattaaatttggtttattttatgtTGCGTCTTATCTAAATCTACTAATCTCTTCTTTATTTGTAACCGTTCTTTATTTGGGTGGTTGGAATCTTTCTATTCCACACATAGTCATTTCTggcttttttgaaaaaaataaaatagatggAGTTTTTGGAACGACAATTAGTATTTTCATTACATTAGCTAAaacttttttgttctttttcattCCTATCACAACAAGATGGACTTTACCTAGACTGAGAATGGACCAATTATTAAATCTTGGATGGAAATTTCTTTTACCTATTTCTTTAGGTAATATATTATTAACAACTTCTTCCCAACTCCTTTCattataaattctaaaaaaaaagaatattttatattCACTCTAACTTAATTCACAACTTGTTCCAAATAAGAGAAAGAaacaaaatcttattttttttattgatatttactATATGTTCCCTATGGTAACTCGGTTCATCAATTATGGTCAACAAACAATACGTGCGGCAAGGTACATTGGTCAAGGTTTTATGATTACTTTATCCCACGCTAATCGTTTACCCGTAACTATTCAATATCCGTATGAAAAATTGATCACATCAGAGCGTTTTCGTGGTCGAattcattttgaatttgataAATGCATTGCTTGTGAAGTATGTGTTCGTGCATGTCCTATAGATTTACGCGTTGTTGATTGGAAATTGGAAACGGATCTTCGAAAGAAACGGTTGCTTAATTATAGCATTGATttcggaatttgtattttttgtggTAATTGTGTTGAGTATTGTCCAACAAATTGTTTATCAATGACTGAAGAATATGAGCTTTCGACTTATGATCGTCAcgaattaaattataatcaaatttctctggGCCGTTTACCAATATCAATAACTGATGATTACACAATTCGACCAATTTTGAATTCACCTCAACCAAAAGAGCAATTCCGTGATTGAAGAGCAATTCtcaattattaaatttcttttttttcttgttcaataactataaattttgattattcAATATTCCTATTTATTGGTGAAAATCGAAACTTTATTTggattttaaatatgtttactGTAATTGTAATGGttttaaatagttttaattGCGAACTACCCAAACCAATGCGATAGGTTCAATAACTTTACTTTACTCACATCAAGTGATACGCATTAggatttaaaatcaaaaatgcataaactttttttttcctgTTCAAGTCAATAAAATCATGAAACATTccgatttttttatttcttattttacatATAATGGATTTACCTGGACCAATACATgattttcttttagtttttctGGGGTCGGGCCTTATATTAGGTGGTCTAGGAGTAGTATTATTTACCAATACAATTTTTTCTGCTTTTTCGTTAGGATTGGTTCTTGTTTGTATATCTTTATTCTATATTCTAGCAAATTCCCATTTTGTAGCTTCTGCACAACTCCTTATTTATGTGGGagctataaatatattaataatattttctgtAATGTTCATGAATGGTCCGGAATATGACACAGATTTCCGTCTGTGGACTGTGGAGGACGGGATTACCTTATTGGTTTGTGCAAGTCTTTTTGTTTCATTAACTATTACTATTCTAAATACGTCCTGGTATGGGATTATTTGGACTACAAAATCAAATCAGATTCTAGAACAAGATCTGATAAGCGCTAGTCAACAAATAGTAATTCATTTATCAACCGATTTTTTTCTTCCATTTGAACTCATTTCAATAATTCTTTTAGTTGCTTTAATAGGTGCAATTGGCGTGGCTCGTCAATAAtaattcatttgattttttaaaatagcAATCAAAAAAACTGATATTTTATCATATTCATTTTCATTCTAGTCAATCAAATTGGtttaattcaatttattattctattatcatatcatttttttgttcttctttttttttgtattataacTTATTATATTCTAGTTAATCAAATGGGTTTAATTGTTGTTCATATTCAATTGAATAGAGATTGATAAGGAGTTGGTCAATGATACTCGAACATGTACTTGTTTTgagttcttttttattttcgatCGGCATTTATGGATTAATCACGAGTCGAAATTTGGTTCGGGCTCTAATGTGTCTTGAACTTATATTGAATGCAGTTAATCTAAATTTTGTaacattttctgatttttttgataGTCGCCAATTAAAAGgaaatattttctcaatttttgTTATAGCTATTGCAGCCGCTGAAGCAGCTATTGGCCCGGCTATTGTTTCTTCAATTTATCGTAACAGAAAATCAATTCGTATCAATCAATCGAATTTATTGAATAAATAGTttatagtatttattttttcatttttttagtctaaaattttattctagaaattgaaatttgaataatcattaattcaaattaaattccTAGATATCACACTTTAAGATATACTTTCACAAATGTAAGAAATCAAAGTATTTTGGACCTCTTTTACATTTATCTattttatatttagtttctaatattctaataagTCGCCGATCCAATCCAGAATTAGATCGAACTTCTGGGAAATCATCGATTCGTCTGGTAATTTATTCATCTGgtattttaatatgtatttcATTTACTTTACTAGAACTAGAACTAGATCGAAAATTAatgaagttaaaaaaattatagatcCAATGTCACATTCTGTTAAGATTTATGATACATGTATAGGATGTACTCAATGTGTCCGAGCTTGCCCCACAGATGTATTAGAAATGATACCTTGGGATGGATGTAAGGCTAAACAAATAGCTTCTGCTCCAAGAACAGAGGATTGTGTTGGTTGTAAGAGATGTGAATCTGGTTGTCCAacagattttttaagcgttcgaGTTTATTTATGGCATGAAACAACTCGCAGTATCGGTCTAGCTCATTGATACGTTTCAGAAAATTCCATTTGAATCCATTTATTCTATCATTGGATTTTTTTATCGACAAAAACCCGTACCCCAAAAAATATCTTTTTGGGTACGGGTTTTTTTGGCCCAAGTGTATCTTGTCTTTACTACGAATTATTTTCCCTGGTTAACAACAATTGTAGTTTTACCCATATTTGCAggttctttaattttcttaaaggTTATCCGCTGGTATACTATATGTATATCCATTTTAGAGCTCCTTCTAACAACTTATGCGTTTTGTTATCATTTCCAACCGGACGATCCATTAATCCAACTGTCAGAAGATTATAAATGGATCCAATTTTTTGATTTCCATTGGAGATTAGGAATTGACGGACTTTCGATAGGACCCATTTTACTGACGGGATTCATCACCACTTTAGCTACTCTAGCGGCTTGGCTGGTTACTCGAGATTCTCGATTATTCCATTTCCTAATGTTAGCAATGTATAGTGGTCAAATAGGATCATTTTCGTCCCGAGACCTTTTACTTTTTTTCCTAATGTGGGAATTAGAATTAATTCCTGTTTATCTACTTTTATCCATGTGGGGAGGAGAAAAAACGTCTCTACTCTGCTAcgaaatttattttgtatactGCAGGGGGTTCcatttttctattattgggaGTTCTGGGTATTGGTTTATATGGTTCCAATGAACCGACATTAAATTTGGAAACATTAATTAATCAATCATATCCTGTAGCATTAGAAATAATATTCTATATTGGattttttattgcttttgcTGTCAAATTGCCCATTATACCTTTACATACATGGTTATCAGATACCCACGGAGAAGCACATTACAGTACTTGTATGCTTCTAGCTGGAATCTTATTAAAAATGGGAGCATATGGATTGATTCGGATCAATATGGAATTATTACCTCACGCTCATTCTATATTTTCTCCTTGGTTGATAATAATAGGCACAATACAAATAATCTATGCAGCTTCAACATCTCCCGGGCaacgtaatttaaaaaaaagaatagccTATTCCTCTGTATCTCACATGGGTTTCATAATTATAGGAATTAGTTCTATAACTGATACGGGGCTTAATGGGGCCATTTTACAAATAATTTCTCATGGATTTATTGGTGCTGCACTTTTTTTCTTAGCGGGAACGAGTTACGATAGAATACGTCTTGTTTATCTCGACAAAATGGGCGGAATAGCGATTCCAATGCCAAAAATATTCACACTCTTTAGTAGCTTTTCAATGGCATCCCTTGCACTACCGGGAATGAGTGGTTTCATTGCAGAATTAATAGTATTTTTTGGAATAATTACCAGCCAAAAATATCTATTAATACCtaaaatactaattatttttggaaTGGCAATTGGAATGGTATTAACTCCTATCTATTTATTATCTATGTTACGTCAAATGTTCTAtggatataaattatttaacagTACAAACTCTTACTTTTTTGATGCTGGGCCGCGAGAGTTGTTTGTTTCGACTTCAATCTTTCTGCCAGTACTAGGTATTGGAGTTTACCCAGATTTCGTTCTCTCACTATCAGTTGAGAAAGTGGAAGCTATTGTatcgaattttttttatagatagatttcttttcatttgactaaatcaaatgaaaaggaagttttctttacataacaaagaaacaaaactgAATCGCAATTCGAATCAGGCATGTTTAACGTTTGTGAGAACCGTTTAAATCATGATTTAAACGGTTCTCACCTGCTTATAATAAACTTGCTTATGTCTTGTCCTATATTTGTATTTGTAAGGTCTTTTCTTCCATTTAATTAAGCGTTAATGGAAATGAACCATAACTATGTAGCCCTATTCCTAATAGATTGACCCCAAAATAGCATATCCAAATTATAAGAAAACCTATAAACGCCAGAATTGCAGAACTTGCACTCCGAAAATTTCTATTTGTTCGGATATGTAAATAAATTGCAAATACGGTCCAAGTGATAAATGCCCAAGTTTCTTTGGGGTCCCAATTCCAATGCGATCCCCACGCCTCATTGGCCCATACTGCTCCTGAACGAATACCCATAGTTAAAAAGATAAAGCCTAGACTAATAACACGATAACTCCAATGATCCAGCTGTTCAATCAATTGGGATCTGTAATAATTTCGAACATAAAAGGACGAAGTGTCTTGGACACTATTGGTTTTTTCATTCATGTATTGAATCTCAGCGAAGAAAAATGACttatttaatacatattttcgtttatcaaaaatatatttttgaaatgtaATCGTTAGAAGTGTTACTGATAATAATGATCCACATAAAAGAGCTGCATAACCTAATACCATCATACTTACATGCATCATTAACCATTGAGATTGGAGAGCGGGTACTAATATTGCGGATTGATGCATTTCTGTTAAAAAGCCCGAAGTAGCAAATCCTTGAGTCAAAATAGCACTTGGCGCAGTTATTGCACTTAAcgaatttttatcttttttaaaaaaatatggaaTCAAATGACTAAGGTAGAAACTCCAGGAAAGGAAGATTAATGATTCATATAGATCACTTAATGGTAAATGTTTCCAATAAACCCAACGAGTAATTAATAATCCTGTTAGACAGAAAAAAGTAACTATCATGCCGTTTTCGAATGAATTATATAGTCCTACTTTTTCATTGACTAATAAAGTGATCAAATGGAGTATAATTACAACGGAAACCGTTGAAAAGGAAATATGAGTTAAAATATGctctaaagtggaaaaaatcataatataaaattaaaaaaaaatgcattttcattatttattatagGTTATAGGActgttgaaattttttaatgttggcctcttaaggttttgatgatgactttacttttaaataaacaaacatattattagagattgttttgtaggtatatatccgatttaatgagaatcgttgatgaagcctatgacttgattcgtggaagatgtatgtgtctcaaatatccaagaagttgggaaattgctctggaaaacagtctgctgttcctaaagtgaacattctgactgaagttgaagctggagacagtacactgttcctacgtagcaggtctgaagaatagcatcgactgaaaaattgcgaattaattattttctgtttttaagttgatgtaatggtttagaattaatttaattgcttaaattaattagtaagttaattggaaaatctatttttaggttttctaaaaatagcccaagactttttcttaattagatttagatctcctattttttaggatcttatgttttaaactcctatgctatttttagcattaaggaaactgatttttccttgagcaaataacagccgtacactttcataattccaccaccttttgttttgagaacgtgggggtagtggaggtatgtgtgagatagtggacgttatgcttatggtaactgctggctgttccctctataaatagaagggactttgctcgaatcaaaaatcaatccttttaggattcaagagtgtccattaaagggagatcatcttaagaaaaatattttcagttttccaatgccaattaatttattatatttttcttaagtaattattttagttcttatcctcttgagaaatggccttgtaagggttgatgtgtgatttgttgtaattagacttgtgggaagtctaagggaatagagaagagaaatggccttgtaaagggtaattgagtgttttgttgtaattagacttatgggaagtctaagggaatagagaatagaaacgtgagaagagaaagagaaggagagaagagaagagaagagaagtgggcctaagtagagaagctttgagtaaagcatttagagaattgagaagcttcaagtgaagcaaacattgttttgtgtaattgtaattgattgccttaacatagtgagaattttgaaatcccggggggtcgtggtttttccttcttattaggccaagaaggtttccacgtaaaattcttgtctcctttattatttttcttttcgttttcaagtttaagttttgttctttacttgatacaattccgcaaaaagttgagcaaaaaatcttaaactaacaacacaacaattcaccccccctcttattgcattcgatcatctattagcattcctacaattggtatcagagccttgttcctcatttaatcaggaaaccctgagagcagtatcctgttccctggaaagatgttgaagatgaacgagcgcatggaagaggtaatgtcttctatctCACTCCCTAAACATTTGtctaaactcagtaagaataaattgattaagttgctcttggagacacatgaaaaattagaaaaacagaataccaagtgtctccaaatcgagaaagacctcaactcaaacaaggatcatatatcctatctaaattcatttagagtaGATgtacaaaacagattttttaatttgctagatcagaatgttgttttaaaagagacaattgagaaattgaaacaggaatttatcttccttaatattgaaatgaatcaaaatagattgttaggattaagtaaaTATGCAAACAAcatatctactcacatggttagcactgaatttcaaaagttgaaatcaaaattagaatcctatgaaattgaaaatgaatatttgaaaaataaaataaacttaagaggaaaagggaaaatcaatgaaattcccaaatggattctaaatgctaaaaccaaaagtaaagaaggtctaggctatatgaggaatgataaaaagaaaaagttctatgtagatctccctagtagcaaaatatgttccttctgtggtaaaagtggacacctaaaacatcaatgtataaagagggaacatcatgtcaaagcaaataaaaattatgtcgaacgaatatggattaagaaatgtgattcaagtattgtcgacaaggaacccaaggatgaatgggttcctgcacctaaccactaatttgctttgcagatTCAAGtaagggggaacaactcatggtatctcgacagtgggtgttccaagcatatgacgggtgataaatctaaatttctctcacttgaagcctatgatgggggaacagtaaccttcggtgacaacatgaagggtgagataatcgccaaaggaaaggttggaag
This Amaranthus tricolor cultivar Red isolate AtriRed21 chromosome 13, ASM2621246v1, whole genome shotgun sequence DNA region includes the following protein-coding sequences:
- the LOC130797868 gene encoding NAD(P)H-quinone oxidoreductase subunit 6, chloroplastic-like: MDLPGPIHDFLLVFLGSGLILGGLGVVLFTNTIFSAFSLGLVLVCISLFYILANSHFVASAQLLIYVGAINILIIFSVMFMNGPEYDTDFRLWTVEDGITLLVCASLFVSLTITILNTSWYGIIWTTKSNQILEQDLISASQQIVIHLSTDFFLPFELISIILLVALIGAIGVARQ
- the LOC130797873 gene encoding NAD(P)H-quinone oxidoreductase chain 4, chloroplastic-like, encoding MYFIYFTRTRTRSKINEVKKIIDPMSHSVKIYDTCIGCTQCVRACPTDVLEMIPWDGCKAKQIASAPRTEDCVGCKRCESGCPTDFLSVRVYLWHETTRSMVRVFLAQVYLVFTTNYFPWLTTIVVLPIFAGSLIFLKVIRWYTICISILELLLTTYAFCYHFQPDDPLIQLSEDYKWIQFFDFHWRLGIDGLSIGPILLTGFITTLATLAAWLVTRDSRLFHFLMLAMYSGQIGSFSSRDLLLFFLMWELELIPVYLLLFILYTAGGSIFLLLGVLGIGLYGSNEPTLNLETLINQSYPVALEIIFYIGFFIAFAVKLPIIPLHTWLSDTHGEAHYSTCMLLAGILLKMGAYGLIRINMELLPHAHSIFSPWLIIIGTIQIIYAASTSPGQRNLKKRIAYSSVSHMGFIIIGISSITDTGLNGAILQIISHGFIGAALFFLAGTSYDRIRLVYLDKMGGIAIPMPKIFTLFSSFSMASLALPGMSGFIAELIVFFGIITSQKYLLIPKILIIFGMAIGMVLTPIYLLSMLRQMFYGYKLFNSTNSYFFDAGPRELFVSTSIFLPVLGIGVYPDFVLSLSVEKVEAIVSNFFYR
- the LOC130797867 gene encoding cytochrome c biogenesis protein CcsA-like gives rise to the protein MIFSTLEHILTHISFSTVSVVIILHLITLLVNEKVGLYNSFENGMIVTFFCLTGLLITRWVYWKHLPLSDLYESLIFLSWSFYLSHLIPYFFKKDKNSLSAITAPSAILTQGFATSGFLTEMHQSAILVPALQSQWLMMHVSMMVLGYAALLCGSLLSVTLLTITFQKYIFDKRKYVLNKSFFFAEIQYMNEKTNSVQDTSSFYVRNYYRSQLIEQLDHWSYRVISLGFIFLTMGIRSGAVWANEAWGSHWNWDPKETWAFITWTVFAIYLHIRTNRNFRSASSAILAFIGFLIIWICYFGVNLLGIGLHSYGSFPLTLN